One part of the Mycobacteriales bacterium genome encodes these proteins:
- a CDS encoding bifunctional (p)ppGpp synthetase/guanosine-3',5'-bis(diphosphate) 3'-pyrophosphohydrolase, with product MAVDARSGIAAPAPSAVESVDAASELPPAGVEAAANNPSVLPATPAPAGSTGPPSGRRVRARLARLTAAKASGIPPVLEPLSRTVRVTHPKADLRAVVRAYEVAEQCHEGQQRRSGDPYITHPLAVTTILAELGMDTTTLVAALLHDTVEDTRYTLDGVRRDFGDDVAHLVDGVTKLDKVKFGDAAEAETIRKMVVAMARDPRVLVIKLADRLHNMRTLRWLKQDKQERIARQTLEIFAPLAHRLGMNTLKWELEDLAFATLYPKRYDEIVRLVAERAPSRDTSLAQVVEKISADLKAARIKASVTGRPKHYYSIYQKMIVRGRDFTDIYDLVGIRVLVDDLRDCYAALGTVHATWSPVPGRFKDYIAMPKFNMYQSLHTTVMGPKGKPVELQIRTHEMHRRAEYGIAAHWKYKEDGAAPAPGKGDDMAWLRQLLDWQREAADPGEFMDALRYDLHATEVFVFTPKGDVVSLPAGSTPVDFAYSVHTEVGHRCIGARVNGRLVALESPLDNGDVVEVFTSKAETAHPSQDWLQFVKSPRARNKIRQWFAKERREDAIDSGKDAIARAVRKQGLPLHRLLSGDALPNLAKELHLADVAALYAEVGEGRLSSQHVVQRIMVALGGAEGAVEDLAETAVPTKPVRRPRPVGDPGIVVKGVSDVWVKLARCCTPVPGDDVVGFVTRGRGVSVHRGDCVNAGPLLADEDRVVEVEWAPTSGSMFLVAIQVEALDRTRLLSDISRMLSDAHVSILSATVTTTRDRVAVSRFTFEMGDPKHLGHLLAQVRNVEGVYDAYRVTS from the coding sequence GTGGCCGTCGACGCTCGCTCGGGAATCGCTGCGCCTGCACCTTCCGCAGTCGAGTCGGTCGACGCTGCCTCCGAGCTTCCGCCTGCCGGAGTCGAGGCCGCCGCGAACAATCCCAGCGTGCTGCCCGCGACACCCGCGCCCGCCGGCTCCACCGGTCCGCCGTCCGGTCGTCGGGTGCGCGCCCGGCTCGCCCGACTGACCGCGGCGAAGGCCAGCGGCATCCCGCCCGTGCTCGAGCCGCTGTCCCGCACCGTGCGCGTGACGCACCCCAAGGCGGATCTCCGCGCGGTCGTCCGGGCGTACGAAGTGGCCGAGCAGTGCCACGAGGGTCAGCAGCGGCGCAGCGGCGACCCCTACATCACGCACCCGCTCGCCGTGACGACGATTCTGGCCGAGCTCGGCATGGACACCACGACGCTGGTGGCGGCGCTGCTGCACGACACGGTGGAGGACACCCGCTACACGCTCGACGGAGTGCGCCGCGACTTCGGCGACGACGTGGCGCACCTCGTGGACGGCGTCACCAAGCTGGACAAGGTCAAGTTCGGCGACGCCGCCGAGGCGGAGACGATCCGCAAGATGGTCGTGGCGATGGCCCGCGACCCGCGGGTGCTGGTCATCAAGCTGGCCGACCGGCTGCACAACATGCGAACCCTGCGCTGGCTCAAGCAGGACAAGCAGGAGCGGATCGCCCGCCAGACCCTCGAGATCTTCGCGCCGCTGGCCCACCGACTCGGCATGAACACGCTCAAGTGGGAGCTGGAGGATCTGGCCTTCGCGACGCTCTACCCGAAGCGCTATGACGAGATCGTCCGGCTGGTCGCCGAACGTGCGCCGTCGCGGGACACCTCTCTCGCGCAGGTGGTCGAGAAGATCAGCGCGGACCTCAAGGCCGCCCGGATCAAGGCGAGCGTGACCGGCCGGCCGAAGCACTACTACTCGATCTATCAGAAGATGATCGTGCGCGGGCGGGACTTCACCGACATCTACGACCTGGTCGGCATCCGCGTGCTGGTCGACGACCTGCGCGACTGCTATGCCGCGCTCGGCACGGTGCACGCCACTTGGTCACCGGTCCCCGGCCGGTTCAAGGACTACATCGCGATGCCCAAGTTCAACATGTACCAGTCGCTGCACACGACGGTCATGGGCCCGAAGGGCAAGCCGGTGGAGCTGCAGATCCGCACCCATGAGATGCACCGGCGTGCGGAGTACGGCATCGCGGCGCACTGGAAGTACAAGGAGGACGGCGCCGCGCCGGCACCCGGCAAGGGCGACGACATGGCCTGGCTGCGCCAGCTGCTGGACTGGCAGCGCGAGGCGGCCGATCCCGGCGAGTTCATGGACGCGCTGCGCTACGACCTGCACGCGACCGAGGTCTTCGTCTTCACCCCGAAGGGGGACGTGGTCAGCCTGCCGGCGGGGTCCACCCCGGTGGACTTCGCGTACTCCGTGCACACCGAGGTCGGCCACCGCTGCATCGGTGCGCGCGTCAACGGCCGGCTCGTGGCGCTGGAGTCGCCGCTCGACAACGGCGACGTCGTCGAGGTCTTCACCAGCAAGGCCGAGACCGCTCACCCCAGCCAGGACTGGCTGCAGTTCGTCAAGAGCCCACGGGCCCGCAACAAGATTCGGCAGTGGTTCGCGAAGGAGCGCCGCGAGGACGCCATCGACAGCGGCAAGGACGCGATCGCGCGGGCGGTCCGCAAGCAGGGGCTGCCGCTGCATCGACTGCTGTCGGGCGACGCGCTGCCCAACCTCGCGAAGGAGTTGCACCTCGCTGACGTCGCCGCCCTCTACGCCGAGGTCGGAGAGGGGCGGCTCTCCTCGCAGCACGTCGTGCAGCGGATCATGGTGGCCCTCGGCGGTGCCGAGGGAGCGGTGGAGGATCTCGCCGAGACGGCCGTGCCGACCAAGCCGGTCCGCCGGCCTCGGCCGGTCGGTGACCCGGGCATCGTCGTCAAGGGCGTGTCCGACGTCTGGGTCAAGCTCGCGCGCTGCTGCACCCCGGTCCCCGGCGACGATGTGGTGGGCTTCGTCACCCGCGGGCGCGGCGTGTCGGTGCACCGCGGCGACTGCGTCAACGCCGGGCCGCTGCTGGCCGACGAGGACCGCGTCGTCGAGGTCGAGTGGGCCCCCACCAGCGGCTCGATGTTCCTGGTGGCCATCCAGGTCGAGGCGCTGGACCGGACCCGGCTGCTGTCCGACATCAGCCGGATGCTCTCCGACGCCCACGTCAGCATCCTGTCGGCGACCGTGACGACGACCCGTGACCGGGTGGCGGTGTCGCGGTTCACCTTCGAGATGGGCGACCCCAAGCACCTGGGCCACCTGCTCGCGCAGGTCAGGAACGTCGAAGGCGTGTACGACGCCTACCGCGTGACGTCGTAG